One window of the Natrinema sp. CBA1119 genome contains the following:
- a CDS encoding metal-dependent hydrolase has product MWPWEHAIVGYLAYSLCCHTLFRDSPTGLEAFAVVLASVLPDLIDKPLAWEYGVFENGYAIGHSLFFAVPLAILVGTIAHVATRPRVGLAFGLGYLSHPFGDVVDSVFRQDVLQPELMLWPVESVEGHSPGPSFFEAFVDLFGRYSSDMLAGDISTYLWAQLGLAGAALVVWLVDGAPVLRECLLAGVRLVRSVLGRDPDASSSNPPNRR; this is encoded by the coding sequence ATGTGGCCGTGGGAACACGCGATTGTCGGATATCTTGCATATTCACTGTGCTGTCACACCCTTTTTCGTGACTCGCCCACCGGACTCGAGGCGTTCGCGGTCGTCCTCGCGTCGGTTCTCCCGGACCTGATCGACAAGCCACTCGCCTGGGAGTACGGCGTGTTCGAAAACGGCTACGCGATCGGTCACTCGCTTTTCTTCGCGGTGCCGCTGGCGATTCTCGTTGGAACGATCGCGCACGTCGCGACACGGCCGCGGGTCGGTCTCGCGTTCGGACTGGGCTACCTGTCGCATCCCTTCGGCGACGTCGTGGACTCGGTGTTCCGGCAAGATGTTCTGCAGCCCGAACTCATGCTCTGGCCGGTCGAATCGGTCGAGGGTCACTCTCCCGGACCGAGTTTCTTCGAGGCATTTGTTGACCTGTTCGGTCGCTACTCGAGTGATATGCTCGCCGGCGATATCTCGACGTATCTGTGGGCACAACTCGGACTCGCCGGGGCGGCGCTGGTGGTGTGGCTCGTCGACGGCGCGCCGGTCCTTCGCGAGTGTCTGCTGGCCGGGGTGAGACTTGTCCGGTCAGTTCTCGGACGAGATCCCGACGCCTCGAGTTCGAATCCGCCGAATCGGCGGTAG